A single window of Candidatus Rhabdochlamydia oedothoracis DNA harbors:
- the radA gene encoding DNA repair protein RadA: protein MTIKQRSIWCCRECGLTQAKWTGSCPACQKWNTFEKEVQAVDKSERFAHSKSQPLRIKEIKFEESMRISTKLIELDRLLGGGIVPGSLTLIGGDPGIGKSTLMLQLAQKLAEQGLTVLYICGEESVEQTSLRALRLKVQDEHLFLLSETLFSHIKLQIERLKPDIMIVDSIQIVYKSEIPSAPGSVSQVRELAMEFMHLAKGLKIATFLIGHVTKSGEIAGPKVLEHIVDTVLDFEGEKQQGYRMLRSVKNRFGPTDEIALFQMNTTGLTEVHNPSLLFMEERTKELPGSVIIPALEGSRSLLVEAQALVAPSSFSTSTRKSTGLDPNRLSLLLAVLEKKMDYRLYNCDIFVCIAGGLKIFEPAIDLGVILAIASSFCNSCIDPSTAIVGEVGLGGEVRSVSRIENRIREVIHMGFKQCIIPKRNVKGISSDLLHKIRLIEVEVVEDAIHALM from the coding sequence ATGACGATTAAACAACGTTCAATTTGGTGCTGCAGAGAATGCGGGCTTACCCAAGCTAAATGGACGGGGAGTTGTCCCGCTTGTCAAAAGTGGAACACTTTTGAAAAAGAGGTTCAAGCAGTTGATAAATCAGAGCGGTTTGCACATAGCAAATCACAACCTTTACGAATTAAAGAGATCAAATTCGAAGAATCCATGCGTATCTCAACCAAGCTGATAGAGCTGGATCGTTTACTAGGAGGAGGCATTGTCCCTGGCTCTTTAACACTCATTGGAGGCGATCCTGGAATTGGTAAATCCACTCTCATGTTGCAACTGGCTCAAAAACTAGCTGAACAAGGATTAACCGTTCTTTATATTTGTGGAGAAGAGTCCGTTGAACAAACCTCCTTAAGAGCTTTAAGACTCAAAGTGCAAGATGAACATCTATTTCTATTAAGTGAAACTCTTTTTTCTCATATTAAACTGCAGATCGAGCGTTTAAAACCTGATATAATGATTGTTGATTCGATACAGATTGTATATAAAAGTGAAATTCCTTCTGCCCCGGGCTCTGTTAGCCAAGTGCGAGAATTAGCTATGGAATTTATGCATCTAGCAAAAGGGTTAAAAATTGCAACTTTTCTTATAGGTCACGTGACAAAATCAGGAGAAATTGCAGGACCTAAAGTGCTAGAGCATATTGTGGACACCGTATTGGATTTTGAAGGAGAAAAACAACAGGGATATCGGATGCTTCGCTCTGTGAAAAATCGTTTTGGTCCTACAGATGAGATTGCCTTATTTCAAATGAACACAACAGGACTTACCGAAGTGCATAATCCTTCTTTATTATTTATGGAAGAGAGAACAAAAGAGTTGCCAGGCTCTGTAATTATTCCTGCATTAGAAGGGAGTCGCTCACTACTAGTGGAAGCACAAGCTTTGGTTGCCCCTTCTTCTTTTTCTACCTCAACGCGCAAATCAACAGGATTAGATCCTAATCGATTAAGCCTGCTACTCGCAGTATTAGAGAAGAAAATGGATTACCGACTCTATAATTGTGATATATTTGTATGTATTGCAGGAGGGTTGAAGATTTTTGAGCCAGCTATTGATTTAGGGGTTATTCTAGCTATTGCCTCTTCTTTTTGTAATAGTTGTATAGATCCTTCCACAGCCATTGTTGGTGAAGTGGGACTAGGAGGTGAAGTTCGTAGTGTTTCTCGGATTGAAAATAGAATTCGAGAGGTCATTCATATGGGATTTAAGCAATGTATTATTCCTAAACGCAATGTAAAAGGTATTTCTTCTGATCTGTTACATAAAATTCGTCTCATTGAAGTAGAAGTGGTGGAGGATGCTATTCATGCACTTATGTAA